One stretch of Sulfuricystis multivorans DNA includes these proteins:
- a CDS encoding YgaP family membrane protein has product MTINRIVRIIAGFFILLSLGLAHAMGQVDLTQMSWLWFTLFVGANLFQSGFTTFCPLDSILKKLGVPESAGDCKSGCA; this is encoded by the coding sequence ATGACTATCAATCGCATCGTCCGCATCATCGCCGGCTTTTTCATCCTGCTCTCGCTGGGGCTCGCCCACGCGATGGGGCAGGTCGATCTAACCCAGATGAGCTGGCTGTGGTTCACCCTTTTCGTCGGGGCGAACCTGTTTCAAAGTGGCTTTACGACTTTCTGTCCGCTCGATTCGATCCTCAAGAAGCTCGGCGTGCCCGAGTCGGCGGGTGACTGCAAGAGCGGCTGCGCGTGA
- a CDS encoding DUF4202 domain-containing protein — protein MTTAFERAVALIDAANAQDPRMDTDLDGSHVPRELLYGRRMAEMIGRYAPEADEVMRLAVRGQHIERWKTPRESYPMTREGYLAWRTGLYKYHAERVGQIMQEAGFDEKSIERARQAVGKRALKVNPDTQLLEDVTDLVFIEHYMLEFAGQHPEYSEEKWLDIIRKTWKKMSARAHEFALSGKLKLPEPLVPLITKAVTGA, from the coding sequence ATGACGACAGCCTTTGAACGCGCCGTGGCGCTGATCGATGCCGCCAACGCCCAGGACCCGAGAATGGATACCGACTTGGACGGTAGCCATGTGCCGCGCGAGCTGCTCTACGGCCGGCGCATGGCCGAGATGATCGGCCGTTATGCGCCGGAAGCGGACGAGGTGATGAGGCTCGCGGTGCGCGGCCAGCACATCGAGCGCTGGAAGACCCCGCGCGAGTCCTATCCGATGACGCGCGAAGGCTATCTCGCCTGGCGTACCGGTCTTTACAAATATCATGCCGAGCGCGTCGGCCAGATCATGCAGGAAGCCGGCTTCGACGAGAAAAGTATCGAGCGCGCCAGGCAGGCGGTCGGCAAGCGCGCGCTGAAGGTCAATCCCGACACGCAGCTTCTGGAGGATGTCACCGATCTCGTCTTCATCGAGCACTACATGCTCGAATTCGCCGGCCAGCATCCCGAGTATTCGGAAGAAAAGTGGCTCGACATCATCAGGAAGACCTGGAAGAAGATGTCCGCTCGCGCGCATGAGTTCGCGCTCTCGGGCAAGCTGAAGCTCCCCGAGCCGCTCGTGCCGTTGATCACCAAAGCGGTGACGGGCGCTTGA
- a CDS encoding efflux RND transporter periplasmic adaptor subunit has protein sequence MKTIVPPQHHRWLLLGLVLAWPALAQTRVVEPREVPQALVFEASIEATKQATVATQVSGRIVEVKAEAGQKVAAGQLLMRVDAREAAENVAAAKAQLAQAEANYQRTLNLFQKKFVSQAALDAAEAQLKSARAQAAAAGAGASHATVTAPISGVVGQRLAELGDLAMPGKPLLTVFDPKSLRAIAAVPQARLAEIRNAKSARVEISESHGHRQIDGRRIEILPTIDTLSHTATVRVYLPEGEGLLPGMAARVFFLTGAAKKLTVPSSAILRRGEISTVYVIRDGKPVLRQVRLGEATVDGEIEVLAGLAAGETISLDPVKTGIEMKQAK, from the coding sequence ATGAAAACGATCGTTCCTCCCCAACACCATCGCTGGCTCCTGCTGGGTCTCGTTTTGGCCTGGCCGGCGTTGGCGCAAACCCGTGTCGTCGAACCCCGTGAAGTGCCGCAGGCCCTGGTATTCGAGGCCAGCATCGAGGCGACGAAGCAGGCCACCGTCGCCACCCAGGTTTCCGGCCGCATCGTCGAGGTGAAAGCCGAGGCCGGGCAAAAGGTCGCCGCCGGGCAGCTGTTGATGCGCGTCGATGCGCGCGAAGCGGCGGAAAACGTCGCCGCCGCCAAGGCGCAGCTTGCCCAGGCGGAGGCCAACTACCAGCGCACGCTCAACCTCTTCCAGAAGAAATTCGTCAGCCAGGCCGCGCTCGATGCGGCCGAAGCGCAGCTCAAATCCGCGCGCGCGCAAGCTGCTGCGGCCGGCGCTGGGGCGTCTCACGCGACCGTGACGGCGCCGATTTCAGGCGTCGTCGGCCAACGTCTGGCCGAGCTGGGTGACTTGGCGATGCCCGGCAAGCCTTTGCTGACGGTGTTCGACCCGAAGAGCCTGCGCGCCATCGCCGCCGTCCCTCAAGCAAGACTCGCCGAAATCCGCAACGCCAAGTCGGCGCGGGTCGAAATCAGCGAGTCCCATGGGCATCGTCAGATCGACGGCCGCCGCATCGAAATCTTGCCGACGATCGATACCCTCAGCCATACCGCGACGGTGCGCGTCTATTTGCCGGAAGGCGAAGGCTTGCTGCCCGGCATGGCGGCGCGGGTGTTTTTCCTCACCGGCGCGGCGAAGAAGCTCACGGTGCCTTCTTCTGCGATCCTGCGTCGCGGCGAGATCAGCACCGTCTATGTGATCCGCGACGGCAAGCCGGTGTTGCGTCAGGTGCGGCTGGGCGAAGCAACGGTCGATGGCGAGATCGAAGTGCTGGCCGGCCTTGCCGCGGGTGAGACGATCAGTCTCGATCCGGTGAAAACCGGCATCGAGATGAAGCAGGCCAAGTAA
- a CDS encoding efflux RND transporter permease subunit, producing the protein MGISGRIAEFFLRNALTPLIALVALLLGLFAALITPREEEPQINVTMANVFIPFPGATVKDVENLVARPAEQVLARISGIEHVYSVSRPGMAVVTVQYKVGEDPIQALVRLYDTVNANTDWVSPTLGVGQPIVKPKGIDDVPIVALTFWTKDADKSAFELQQIARAVEIELKRISGTRDVYTIGGPGHVVRVLMDPERMTARSITAQDLKAALQLSNALQPSGSLVNENRELLVETGTYLETAADVKRLVVGVFDKKPVFMEDVAEVVDGPDQPTRYVWHGDKEGTYPAVTVAVSKKPGVNAADVADKVIARMASMRGTVIPDGVEFTVTRNYGETATEKAQKLIGKLVFATAFVVLLVLIALGWREAVIVGVAVTLTLAATLFASWAWGFTLNRVSLFALIFSIGILVDDAIVVVENIHRWHTLNPDKKLWEIIPGAVDEVGGPTILATFTVIAALLPMAFVTGLMGPYMSPIPINASMGMFISLAVAFVVTPWLALKLMKPDAHAPGHHEAPLAATRLERFFRTLLAPFLHPQTGRKARAVLWIGIVAAILASVSLGYFKLVVLKMLPFDNKSEFQIVLDMPVGTPVEETARVLAEMAAELKAVPEVQHYQAYAGTASPINFNGLVRQYYLRTNPEMGDIQVNLVDKHHRDRQSHEIAVSIRERVMAVAKKNGGNAKVVEVPPGPPVLSPIVAEVYGPDYAGQMAVAKKIRAAFEGTADILGVDDSVDEDAGKLVLRVNQAKAALLGVAQRDIVETVRLGLAGEDVTPLHDGESKYEIPVRITLPAEKQASLETLLKLRVRALPAYGGQLVPISELVEVKPAQREKVVYHKDLLPVVYVVGDMGGKLDSPLYGMFEIREKLEDMPLEEGGRLGEYFIRQPADPYAGYAYKWDGEWQVTYETFRDMGAAYAVGLILIYLLVVAQFRSYLVPLIIMAPIPLTIIGVMPGHALVGAQFTATSMIGMIALAGIIVRNSILLVDFVNEQVAGGMDFAEAVIQSAAIRAKPIALTGLAAMLGALFILDDPIFSGLALALIFGIFVSTVLTLVVIPVLYFAAMKSRISATQTGARP; encoded by the coding sequence ATGGGCATCTCCGGTCGCATCGCGGAATTCTTCCTCCGCAACGCGCTGACCCCGCTGATCGCGCTGGTGGCGCTGCTGTTGGGCCTCTTCGCCGCGCTGATCACGCCGCGCGAAGAAGAACCGCAGATCAACGTGACGATGGCCAACGTCTTCATCCCCTTCCCGGGCGCCACCGTCAAGGATGTCGAAAACCTCGTCGCACGGCCTGCCGAACAGGTGCTCGCGCGCATCTCCGGCATCGAGCACGTCTATTCGGTCTCCCGTCCGGGCATGGCGGTGGTCACCGTCCAATACAAGGTCGGCGAGGATCCGATCCAGGCGCTGGTGCGGCTTTACGACACGGTGAATGCCAATACCGACTGGGTCTCGCCGACGCTTGGCGTGGGCCAGCCGATCGTCAAGCCGAAGGGCATCGACGACGTGCCGATCGTCGCGCTGACCTTCTGGACGAAGGATGCCGACAAGTCGGCCTTCGAGCTGCAGCAAATCGCCCGCGCGGTCGAGATCGAGCTCAAGCGCATTTCCGGCACGCGCGATGTCTATACGATCGGCGGGCCGGGGCATGTGGTGCGCGTGCTGATGGACCCGGAACGGATGACGGCGCGCTCGATCACCGCGCAGGACTTGAAGGCGGCGCTTCAACTCTCCAACGCCCTGCAGCCTTCCGGCAGTCTGGTGAATGAAAACCGCGAACTTCTGGTCGAGACCGGCACCTATCTCGAGACCGCCGCGGACGTCAAACGGCTGGTGGTCGGTGTCTTCGACAAGAAGCCGGTGTTCATGGAAGACGTCGCCGAAGTCGTCGATGGCCCCGATCAACCTACCCGTTATGTCTGGCATGGCGACAAGGAGGGGACATATCCGGCAGTCACCGTCGCGGTGTCGAAAAAGCCGGGGGTCAATGCCGCCGATGTCGCCGACAAGGTGATCGCGCGGATGGCATCGATGCGCGGCACGGTGATTCCCGACGGCGTCGAGTTCACGGTGACGCGCAACTACGGCGAGACGGCGACCGAAAAGGCGCAGAAGCTGATCGGCAAGCTCGTCTTCGCTACCGCTTTCGTCGTCTTGCTGGTGCTCATCGCGCTCGGCTGGCGCGAGGCGGTCATCGTTGGTGTCGCCGTGACGCTGACCCTCGCGGCGACGCTATTCGCCTCCTGGGCCTGGGGCTTTACGCTCAACCGCGTCTCGCTGTTCGCGCTGATCTTCTCGATCGGCATCCTCGTCGATGACGCGATCGTGGTGGTCGAGAACATCCATCGCTGGCACACGCTCAATCCGGACAAGAAGCTGTGGGAGATCATCCCAGGCGCGGTCGATGAGGTCGGCGGCCCGACGATCCTGGCTACCTTCACGGTGATCGCGGCGCTGCTGCCGATGGCCTTCGTCACCGGATTGATGGGCCCCTACATGAGCCCGATTCCGATCAATGCCTCGATGGGCATGTTCATCTCATTGGCGGTCGCCTTCGTCGTCACGCCATGGCTCGCCTTGAAGCTGATGAAGCCTGACGCCCATGCGCCGGGCCATCATGAGGCGCCGCTTGCCGCCACGCGGCTCGAACGCTTCTTCCGCACACTGCTTGCGCCTTTCCTGCACCCGCAGACCGGTCGCAAGGCGCGCGCGGTGCTGTGGATCGGCATCGTCGCCGCGATCCTCGCTTCGGTGTCGCTGGGCTATTTCAAGCTCGTCGTCTTGAAGATGCTGCCCTTCGACAATAAGAGCGAGTTCCAGATCGTGCTCGACATGCCGGTCGGCACACCGGTCGAAGAGACCGCGCGCGTGCTCGCCGAGATGGCCGCCGAGCTGAAAGCGGTGCCCGAGGTGCAGCATTATCAGGCCTATGCCGGCACGGCGAGCCCGATCAACTTCAACGGCCTGGTGCGCCAGTATTATCTGCGCACCAATCCCGAGATGGGTGACATCCAGGTCAATCTCGTCGATAAGCATCACCGCGACCGGCAAAGCCACGAAATCGCCGTGTCGATCCGCGAGCGGGTGATGGCGGTGGCGAAGAAAAACGGGGGGAACGCCAAGGTGGTCGAAGTGCCGCCCGGCCCGCCGGTGCTCTCGCCGATCGTCGCCGAAGTCTATGGCCCGGATTACGCCGGCCAGATGGCAGTGGCGAAAAAGATACGCGCCGCCTTCGAGGGCACCGCCGACATCCTTGGTGTCGATGATTCGGTCGATGAGGATGCCGGCAAGCTGGTCTTGCGCGTCAATCAGGCCAAGGCGGCGCTGCTCGGCGTGGCGCAGAGGGACATCGTCGAGACGGTGCGCTTGGGGCTCGCTGGCGAGGATGTGACCCCCTTGCACGATGGCGAATCGAAATACGAGATTCCGGTGAGAATCACCTTGCCGGCCGAAAAGCAGGCCAGTCTCGAAACGCTCCTCAAGCTGCGTGTGCGCGCCCTGCCGGCCTATGGCGGCCAGCTGGTGCCGATCTCCGAGCTCGTCGAAGTGAAACCGGCGCAGCGCGAGAAGGTCGTCTATCACAAGGATCTGCTGCCGGTGGTGTATGTCGTCGGCGACATGGGTGGCAAGCTCGATTCACCCCTTTACGGCATGTTCGAGATACGCGAGAAGCTCGAGGACATGCCGCTCGAGGAAGGCGGCCGCCTCGGCGAATACTTCATCCGCCAGCCTGCAGATCCATATGCCGGCTATGCCTACAAATGGGATGGCGAATGGCAGGTGACCTATGAAACCTTCCGCGACATGGGCGCCGCTTACGCGGTCGGCCTGATCCTGATTTATCTCCTGGTCGTCGCACAGTTCCGAAGCTATCTGGTGCCCTTGATCATCATGGCGCCGATCCCGCTCACCATCATCGGCGTGATGCCTGGCCATGCCCTCGTCGGCGCGCAATTCACCGCCACCTCGATGATCGGCATGATCGCGCTGGCCGGCATCATCGTCAGAAACTCGATCTTGCTCGTCGACTTCGTCAATGAGCAGGTGGCCGGGGGCATGGACTTTGCCGAAGCGGTGATCCAGTCGGCGGCGATCCGGGCGAAACCCATCGCGCTGACCGGGCTCGCTGCGATGCTCGGCGCCTTGTTCATCCTCGACGATCCGATCTTCTCGGGGCTGGCGTTGGCGCTGATCTTCGGTATCTTCGTCTCTACCGTGCTCACCCTGGTGGTGATTCCCGTGCTTTATTTCGCGGCCATGAAGAGCCGTATTTCTGCAACCCAAACAGGAGCTCGACCATGA
- a CDS encoding citrate transporter: MELFGIPVDFILFAITLLGVALFHHYVLQVALGGLTVIAGYKILFTGFKTGPGLAGFGLHMAHEWVLLVNLFCLLVGFALLARHFEDSGVPEVLPKLLPAGWLGPFALLAIIFVLSGFLDNIAAALIGATVAASVFKRKVHIGYLAAIVAASNAGGAGSVVGDTTTTMMWIDGVSPMDVLHAYLAAFVALVVFGVPAALLQHKHMAIEKNLHAQHKIDWARVAIVGFILVAAIVTNVTVNLEFPAAADHFPFLGVAVWVALILAIPLRKPEWSLMPDAVKGSIFLLALVTCASMMPVEKLPPASWQSALTLGFVSSVFDNIPLTALALKQGGFDWGFLAYAVGFGGSMLWFGSSAGVAVSNLFPEAKSALQWLRHGWFVPVGYVAGFFVMLALLGWHPHAPHKEAAGVSLASNPPAMLMTQNAGPQ; the protein is encoded by the coding sequence ATGGAGCTTTTCGGCATTCCGGTCGATTTCATCCTCTTCGCCATCACCTTGCTCGGCGTCGCACTGTTCCACCACTATGTGTTGCAGGTCGCGCTCGGCGGCCTTACGGTGATCGCTGGCTACAAGATCCTTTTCACCGGCTTCAAGACTGGCCCGGGACTGGCCGGGTTCGGCTTGCACATGGCGCACGAGTGGGTGTTGCTCGTCAATCTGTTTTGCCTGCTCGTCGGCTTTGCGCTTCTCGCCCGCCATTTCGAGGATTCCGGCGTGCCCGAGGTGCTGCCGAAGCTCCTGCCGGCGGGCTGGCTGGGGCCTTTCGCGCTGCTGGCGATCATCTTCGTGCTCTCCGGCTTTCTCGACAACATCGCCGCCGCGCTGATCGGCGCGACGGTGGCGGCGAGCGTCTTCAAGCGCAAGGTGCATATCGGCTATCTGGCCGCGATCGTCGCCGCCTCGAACGCCGGCGGCGCGGGGTCGGTGGTGGGGGATACGACGACGACGATGATGTGGATCGACGGGGTGAGTCCAATGGACGTGCTGCATGCCTATCTCGCCGCCTTCGTCGCGCTGGTCGTCTTCGGCGTCCCGGCCGCGCTGTTGCAGCACAAGCACATGGCGATCGAAAAGAACTTACATGCCCAGCACAAGATCGACTGGGCGCGCGTGGCCATCGTCGGCTTCATCCTCGTTGCCGCGATCGTGACCAACGTGACCGTGAATCTCGAGTTCCCGGCGGCGGCCGATCACTTCCCCTTCCTGGGTGTTGCCGTCTGGGTGGCGCTCATTCTGGCGATTCCGTTGCGCAAGCCGGAATGGAGCCTGATGCCGGATGCGGTCAAGGGTTCGATCTTCCTCTTGGCGCTGGTCACCTGCGCCTCGATGATGCCGGTCGAGAAGCTGCCGCCCGCCTCCTGGCAGTCGGCGCTGACCTTGGGTTTCGTTTCCTCGGTGTTCGACAACATCCCGCTCACCGCGCTGGCACTGAAGCAGGGCGGCTTCGACTGGGGCTTCCTCGCCTATGCGGTCGGTTTCGGCGGTTCGATGCTGTGGTTTGGTTCCTCGGCGGGGGTTGCGGTCTCGAACCTGTTCCCCGAGGCGAAATCGGCGTTGCAGTGGCTGCGCCACGGCTGGTTCGTGCCGGTGGGCTACGTCGCCGGCTTTTTCGTCATGCTGGCGTTGTTGGGCTGGCATCCGCATGCGCCGCACAAGGAAGCGGCGGGAGTGTCATTGGCGAGCAACCCCCCGGCTATGCTGATGACCCAAAACGCAGGGCCGCAGTGA
- a CDS encoding sirohydrochlorin chelatase translates to MKGIILFGHGARNAEYIEPFRRIRARVEALQPDTPVEIGFLELTSPPLEASIECLVGRGVKHIRIVPIFFAPGRHVLKDLPQLLANAMERFPGVEFEVAECVGEVDGVIAAMAAHAVACP, encoded by the coding sequence ATGAAAGGCATCATCCTGTTTGGTCATGGCGCGCGCAATGCCGAATACATCGAGCCGTTCAGGCGCATCCGTGCCCGTGTCGAGGCCTTGCAGCCGGATACTCCGGTGGAGATCGGCTTTCTGGAGCTCACTTCACCGCCGCTCGAAGCGAGCATCGAATGTCTCGTCGGCCGGGGGGTGAAACACATCCGCATCGTCCCCATTTTCTTTGCGCCGGGTCGCCACGTGCTGAAGGACTTGCCTCAATTGCTGGCCAATGCCATGGAGCGTTTCCCGGGCGTCGAGTTCGAGGTGGCCGAATGTGTCGGCGAAGTCGATGGCGTCATCGCGGCGATGGCGGCGCATGCCGTCGCCTGCCCTTGA
- a CDS encoding MFS transporter — MTLDSDNGHARRRLIALAVVVAAYVLSFFQRFAPAGIAPDLAAAFQTSATSLGVLAATYFYVYTVMQVPTGILVDTLGPRRILLVGGLVAGGGSLLFSQAGSLDAALVGRTLIGLGVSVVFIAMLKFIAVWFEEQRFASVVGASMLVGNFGSVLAGSPLSWAAQHVGWRGVFVAVGIVSLLLGLLAWLLVRDRPRAAEGAVPPAPTSGVVPPEPSVGVVPPEHPRFDRTVILTGLLRVVKNRATWPAVFVNTGLSGSFFAFGGLWAMPFLTQGMGMSRDLAGGHLSLYFAGFALGCLSIGTLSDRMRRRKPVVILSAGILALIWPVWLAGVSLPPAATLFLFGLMGLMTASFTLSWACAKEVNPPALSGMSTSVANMGGFLMGALLQPAVGKIMDLRWSGSIDDGVRIYAPEDYRWGLLLIAGAAWLGAAAAWFVRETHCRNVWKEIAKETT, encoded by the coding sequence ATGACCCTCGATTCCGACAACGGACACGCGCGCCGCCGCCTGATCGCCCTCGCGGTGGTCGTGGCGGCCTATGTGCTTTCCTTTTTCCAGCGTTTCGCGCCCGCCGGCATCGCGCCGGATCTGGCGGCCGCGTTCCAGACCTCGGCCACTTCGCTGGGCGTCCTGGCGGCAACCTATTTCTATGTCTATACGGTCATGCAGGTGCCGACGGGCATTCTCGTCGACACCCTGGGCCCGCGCCGCATCCTGTTGGTCGGTGGCCTCGTCGCCGGTGGCGGCAGCCTGCTGTTCAGCCAGGCGGGCAGTCTCGATGCGGCGCTCGTCGGCCGCACGCTGATCGGCTTGGGCGTTTCGGTCGTGTTCATTGCGATGCTCAAGTTCATCGCCGTGTGGTTCGAGGAGCAGCGCTTTGCCAGCGTGGTCGGCGCATCGATGCTGGTCGGAAACTTCGGCTCGGTGCTGGCCGGCTCGCCCCTGTCATGGGCGGCACAACATGTCGGCTGGCGCGGCGTGTTCGTCGCTGTCGGGATCGTCTCCTTGCTGCTCGGGCTGCTGGCTTGGCTACTGGTGCGCGACCGGCCGCGGGCCGCAGAGGGTGCCGTGCCGCCAGCGCCGACTTCGGGCGTCGTCCCGCCCGAACCCTCTGTTGGCGTCGTCCCGCCCGAACATCCTCGCTTCGATCGCACGGTGATCCTCACCGGGCTGCTGCGCGTCGTGAAAAACCGCGCCACCTGGCCGGCGGTGTTCGTCAATACCGGGCTTTCGGGCAGCTTCTTCGCCTTCGGGGGCTTGTGGGCGATGCCGTTTCTGACGCAAGGGATGGGGATGAGCCGCGATCTGGCTGGCGGGCATTTGTCGCTCTATTTCGCCGGCTTCGCGCTTGGCTGCCTATCGATCGGCACGCTCTCCGACCGCATGCGTCGCAGAAAGCCGGTGGTCATCCTCAGTGCCGGCATCCTGGCATTGATCTGGCCAGTCTGGCTTGCCGGCGTTTCCTTGCCGCCCGCCGCGACGCTGTTCCTGTTCGGGCTGATGGGCCTGATGACGGCGAGCTTCACGCTCTCCTGGGCCTGCGCGAAGGAGGTGAATCCGCCGGCATTGTCCGGTATGTCGACCTCGGTGGCGAACATGGGCGGCTTCCTGATGGGGGCGCTCTTGCAGCCGGCGGTCGGCAAGATCATGGATCTACGCTGGTCGGGATCGATCGACGACGGCGTGCGCATCTATGCGCCGGAAGACTACCGCTGGGGCCTGCTGCTGATCGCCGGCGCTGCATGGCTGGGCGCGGCAGCGGCCTGGTTCGTGCGCGAAACCCATTGCCGTAACGTCTGGAAAGAGATTGCCAAGGAGACGACATGA
- a CDS encoding universal stress protein, whose amino-acid sequence MKILLAADGSEHSLRAAQHVINAVSGCERHEVVLLNVQAPIDAPEIRSHMKASEIEAMQETHGGDALAPVREVLDAAGVPYTPVVLIGPVAETIVQFAADQGCDKIVMGTRGLGALGSALLGSVSQEVLGLTHLPVTLVK is encoded by the coding sequence ATGAAGATTCTGCTTGCGGCCGATGGCTCGGAACACTCGCTGCGCGCCGCCCAACATGTGATCAATGCCGTGAGCGGCTGTGAACGTCACGAGGTGGTATTGCTCAATGTCCAGGCACCGATCGATGCCCCGGAAATCCGCAGCCACATGAAGGCCAGCGAGATCGAAGCGATGCAGGAAACGCACGGCGGCGACGCGCTCGCCCCGGTGCGGGAAGTGCTCGATGCTGCTGGCGTGCCTTACACGCCGGTCGTGCTGATTGGCCCCGTTGCCGAAACCATCGTCCAGTTCGCCGCCGATCAGGGTTGCGACAAGATCGTGATGGGCACGCGCGGCTTGGGTGCCTTGGGCAGCGCGTTGCTCGGCTCGGTATCGCAGGAAGTGCTCGGGCTCACCCATTTGCCGGTGACGCTGGTCAAATAG
- a CDS encoding 4-hydroxy-tetrahydrodipicolinate reductase, whose product MDKPIRVGLIGYGRAGQAVARVLAKAEDVRLCWIAKQKPATEAEQITAPAPLRPAAALTDGELFDRESVDAVVDFSTATAIRHYGKPAAARGIMIITAVSKYPPTTRKLIEQLAKQTVVMSSPNITLGINYLLVASRLLKQIAPFTDIEVIEEHFRDKAETSGTALRIAETLGLDESKVKSIRVGGVVGRHEVVFGFPFQTVRLVHDSIGREAFGTGALFALRQLRGRTKGLYGYENILCEAMVNALLEKGGCER is encoded by the coding sequence ATGGACAAACCCATTCGCGTGGGCCTGATCGGTTATGGTCGCGCCGGGCAGGCCGTCGCTCGCGTTCTTGCCAAAGCCGAGGACGTGAGATTGTGCTGGATCGCCAAGCAAAAGCCGGCAACCGAAGCCGAGCAGATCACTGCGCCGGCGCCGCTACGTCCTGCTGCCGCGCTGACGGACGGAGAACTGTTCGATCGCGAGTCGGTCGATGCGGTGGTGGATTTCTCGACTGCTACAGCGATACGCCACTACGGCAAGCCAGCGGCGGCGCGCGGCATCATGATCATTACGGCGGTATCGAAGTATCCGCCGACGACCCGCAAGTTGATCGAGCAGCTGGCAAAGCAGACGGTGGTGATGTCCTCGCCCAATATCACGCTCGGCATCAATTACCTGCTCGTCGCCTCGCGGCTGCTCAAGCAGATCGCCCCCTTCACGGACATCGAGGTGATCGAAGAGCATTTCCGCGACAAGGCGGAAACATCCGGCACGGCGCTGCGTATCGCAGAAACGCTCGGACTCGACGAGAGCAAGGTCAAGTCGATTCGCGTCGGTGGCGTCGTCGGCCGCCACGAGGTGGTGTTCGGCTTCCCTTTCCAGACGGTGCGGCTGGTGCACGATTCGATCGGCCGCGAAGCCTTTGGCACCGGCGCGTTGTTTGCCCTGCGTCAGCTGCGCGGCCGTACCAAAGGCCTTTATGGCTATGAGAACATTTTGTGCGAAGCGATGGTCAATGCCTTGCTCGAGAAGGGCGGTTGTGAGCGCTGA
- a CDS encoding cation:proton antiporter, with amino-acid sequence MSAEGLPVPSCQRRFFAGALLLLPFPAFAAGAGVVGENLLWLAIILMSARLFAPLAARFGFPAVLGELLLGMLLGNLGLLGIDYFGSIAKDPIIAFIAELGVIVLLLQIGLETRLADLVKVGARATAVGVVGIVVPFLFGAFMVGPLLLPGLDRNTYLFLGATLAATSVGITGRVFRDLGKLDLPAARIVLGAAVIDDVLGLVILAVVTSLVEAGQVSVGEVGGIIAEAVMFLAGSIWLGRKIAPHSSRWLARLDAGPSMLFAQVLATGLALAWLAHAVGLAPIIGAFAAGLLFEPLFLRDFQTPKIVQEIEPLMRDPQSRPLMDRLMPILQKHTGHQHEHMIEPIGYFFVPVFFVLTGMQVDLRTLADPAIVAVALGVTAAAVVGKLAAGFLAGAAGRWIVGWGMVPRGEVGLIFAMVGKQLGVMSEALFSVIVIMVILTTLITPPVLTWLLRKS; translated from the coding sequence GTGAGCGCTGAAGGTTTGCCCGTGCCCTCCTGCCAACGCCGGTTTTTTGCAGGCGCACTCCTGCTGCTGCCCTTTCCCGCCTTCGCGGCGGGCGCCGGCGTGGTGGGCGAAAACCTGCTGTGGCTGGCCATCATCCTGATGAGCGCGCGGTTGTTTGCGCCGCTCGCTGCGCGCTTCGGCTTTCCCGCCGTGCTGGGCGAATTGCTGCTCGGCATGCTGCTCGGCAATCTCGGCCTGCTGGGTATCGACTATTTCGGCTCCATCGCCAAGGATCCGATCATCGCCTTCATCGCCGAACTGGGCGTGATCGTGCTGTTGCTGCAAATCGGGCTGGAGACTCGCCTTGCAGACCTGGTCAAAGTCGGCGCTCGCGCAACGGCAGTGGGAGTGGTCGGCATCGTTGTGCCCTTCCTGTTTGGCGCCTTCATGGTCGGGCCGCTCTTGCTCCCGGGGCTCGATCGCAACACCTATCTCTTCCTCGGCGCGACGCTTGCGGCGACGTCGGTGGGCATCACCGGCCGGGTGTTCCGCGATCTCGGCAAGCTCGATCTGCCTGCTGCGCGCATCGTGCTCGGCGCGGCGGTGATCGACGACGTGCTGGGGCTGGTGATCCTCGCCGTAGTGACGAGCCTGGTGGAGGCCGGCCAGGTGAGCGTCGGCGAGGTGGGCGGCATCATTGCCGAGGCGGTGATGTTCCTCGCCGGCAGCATCTGGCTCGGGCGCAAGATCGCGCCGCATTCGTCGCGCTGGCTGGCGCGTCTCGATGCCGGCCCGTCGATGCTGTTCGCCCAGGTGCTCGCCACCGGCCTGGCGCTCGCTTGGCTTGCGCATGCTGTTGGGCTGGCGCCGATCATCGGCGCGTTTGCGGCGGGGCTGCTGTTCGAGCCGTTGTTCCTGAGGGACTTCCAGACGCCGAAGATCGTCCAGGAGATCGAGCCGCTGATGCGCGATCCGCAAAGCCGGCCGCTGATGGACCGCCTGATGCCGATCCTGCAGAAACATACGGGACATCAGCACGAGCACATGATCGAGCCGATCGGCTATTTCTTCGTGCCGGTGTTCTTCGTCCTGACAGGCATGCAAGTCGATCTGCGCACGCTCGCCGATCCTGCGATCGTTGCCGTGGCGCTCGGCGTGACCGCAGCCGCCGTCGTCGGCAAGCTGGCCGCCGGATTTTTGGCCGGCGCCGCGGGCCGCTGGATCGTCGGCTGGGGCATGGTGCCGCGCGGCGAAGTGGGCCTCATCTTCGCGATGGTCGGCAAGCAGCTCGGCGTGATGAGTGAAGCGCTGTTCTCGGTGATCGTCATCATGGTGATCCTCACCACGCTCATCACGCCGCCGGTGCTGACTTGGCTCCTCCGCAAGTCTTGA